TGGTGCGGCTGGACGGCACGAACGCCGAGGAGGGCCGGCGCATCCTCCGCGAGGCCGCGCCCCCCGACCTGTACGTGGAGCCGACGATGCTCGAGGCGGCACGGAAAGCCGTGGAGCTCTCGCGATGAGCGACGTCTGGAGCGGTCGCGCGCGGCTGTACGTCGACTCGGACGCGCACCGGGGCGGCGCCGATCTCGAGCAGATCGTCGCCTGGGCCGAGGGCGCGCGCTCCGCGGTGGACGTCGCCACGGGCGGAGGCCATGTCGCGCGGCGTCTACGCGAGGCCGGCATCGACGTCGTCACCTGCGACCCCGCGCCGGGCATGCAGCCGGATGTCGTCTGTCGTGCCGAGAGCCTGCCCTTCGCGGACGGGTGCGTCGACGTCGTCGCGTGCCGCACGGCCGCCCACCATTTCGCGGACGTGCGCAAGGCGGTGAGCGAGATGGCGCGCGTCAGCGCCGACCGCGTCCTCATCGTCGACACGGTGCACATGGGCGACGCCGTCGAGGAGGCCGAGAAGCTGCGCGATCCGTCGCACGTGCGCAACTACACGGATGCCGAGTGGCGCGAGATCGTGCGAGAGGCCGGGCTCGGGGTCGACGACGCCCGCTTCTACGAGCACTCGATGGACTTCGTCGCCTGGCTTGCGCGCACCGGCTGCGAGGGCGACGACGCGCGGCGGGTGGCGGCGCTGCTCGGGGACCGCGTCGCCGACGGCCGGCTGACGCTGACGAAGATCGCGATCAAGGCGAGGAAGGAGCGCTAGCGATGGCGATCATCGTCGACAACGACACGCGGCTCGTCGTCCAGGGGCTGACCGGCTCCGAGGGGCGCTTCCACGGCCTGCGCAACCGCGCCTACGGCACGAACCTCGTCGCCGGCGTCACGCCCGGCAAGGGCGGCCAGGACGTCGAGGGCGTCCCGGTCTACGACACGGTCGTCGAGGCCGTGACCCGCGAGGGCGCGAACACTGCGATGATCTTCGTCCCCGCGCCGTTCGCCGCCGACGCGGTCTACGAGGCGGTCGACGCCGGCATCGCCACCGTGATCTGCATCACCGAGGGCGTTCCGGCCCACGACATGCTCCGCATCCACGCCTACATCGGCACGAGGGGCGTGACGATGATCGGCCCCAACTGCCCGGGCGCCCTGTCGCCGGGGAAGGCGAACGTGGGCATCATCCCGGCCGAGATCTTCAACGCCGGCAGCATCGGACTCGTCTCCCGCTCGGGCACGCTCACCTACCAGATCGGCCACGAGCTCACCCAGCTCGGGCTCGGCAACTCCACGATCGTGGGCATCGGCGGTGACCCGATCGTGGGCTCGTCGTTCATCGACGTGCTCGGCCGGTTCGAGGCCGATCCCGAGACGGAGTACGTCGTCATGGTCGGCGAGATCGGCGGCGACGAGGAGGAGAAGGCCGCCGCCTTCATCGAGGCCGAGGTGACGAAGCCGGTCGTCGCCTACATCGCGGGCTTCACCGCTCCGCCGGGCAAGACGATGGGCCACGCGGGCGCGATCATCTCCGGCTCCTCGGGGACAGCCGAAGGCAAGAAAGCAGCGCTCGAGGCGAAGGGCATCCGCGTCGGCACGACGCCGACGGAGACCGCTCAGCTCGTGGCCGAGATCGCCCGCAGCTGACGCGCCCGCGACCGCCGCGCGAGGACGACCGCCGCCGCGCGGAGAGCGGCGCCCCGGCGACGAGGAGCACGGGGAGCGCCCCGCTGATCCGCGCGAAGGCCAGCAACCCGTTCCTCAGCCCGTCGCCGCGCTCGTCGCCGTGGTGCTGCGCGGCGCGTCGCCCGTACGGCCGCTGCGATCCTCTGGGCGTCGGTACATTCCGGGGCAGTGCCGTTCGGTCTCTGGATCTGGGAAGTCGTCATCCTCGCCGGCGTGCTCCTGCTGCTCTCGTCGCACGAGGCCGACGAGCGCGCAACGTGATGGACGTCGTCTCGTATCGCACTCTCGAGCCCTTCACGACGAAGGACGGCTCGACGATCCGCGAGTACCTGCACACGCCCGCGCAGTCTCTGGCCGAGGCGACGCTCGCGCCGGGCCAGTCGACGGAGCGTCACTACCACGCGGTCAGCGAGGAGATCTACCTGCTCGTCGAGGGTGGCGGCACGATGGAGCTCGACGGGGCGTCGCGTGAGGTGCGTGAGGGGGACGCCGTGCTGATCCCGCCCGGCGCCTGGCACGAGATCACCGCCGGACCTGAAGGCGTGCGGCTCTTGTGCTGCTGCGTCCCTCCGTACTCCCACGACGACACGTACTTCGCCTGACACGGTGCGGCGGACGGCGCCGCGCCCGTCGTGCGGGGTGATGCATGCGCGTGCACGACGGGCGTGACGATTCGGGGAGCGCGGTCAGATCTTGCGGCGGGGCCGCGACGGCCCCCACTTCGAGTTGCGCCGCTTCGACGAGTAGACGAGCTTGGGAGCGGCCGACTTCATGCCGGTCTCCTCCCACTTCTCGGTCTGCCCGTTGAGGCGCGCGACACGGCTCACCTCGGACTGCTGATCCGGCAGCACGAGCGTGACGCCGGTGCCCGAGCGGCCCGCGCGGCCGGTGCGGCCGACACGATGCGTGTAGGCCTTCTCGTCCTCCGGCGGGTCGAAGTTGATCACGTGCGTGATGTCCGACAGATCGAGCCCTCGCGCGGCGACGTCGGTGGCGATCAGCGTCGTCACCTTGCCTGACTCGAAGTGTGCGAGCGCCTTCTCGCGCGCCGCCTGCGTCTTGTCGCCGTGCATCGCGACCGCGCGCACGTCGTGACGTGCGAGCCGCTGCGCCAGCCGGTCGGCGCCGCGCTTCGTGCGCACGAACACGAGCGCGAGGCCGCGCTCCGCGTTGAGCAGCTCGACGAGCTTGTCGACCTTGTTCTCGGCCGTGACGGCCAGGAACTGGTGGTCGATCTCGCCGGTCGAGTGCTCGCTCGGCAGCTCGGCCTCGATCCGCACCGGCGCCGTCGTGTACGCCTGCGCGAGCTCGCCGACGGCCCCGTCGAGCGTGGCCGAGAAGAACATCGTCTGACGGTCGTCCCGGATGCGGCGCACGATCTTGTCGACCTGCGGCTTGAAGCCCATGTCGAGCATGCGGTCGGCCTCGTCGAGGACGAGGATCGTGACCGCGTCGAGGGAGACGAGACGCCGGTCGATCAGGTCCTGCAGCCGCCCCGGCGTCGCCACGAGGATGTGCGCCGTGCGGGCCCTGTCGGCCTGGGCGCGCAGCGGCACGCCGCCGTAGACAGCCGCGACCGAGAGGCCGCGGACGGCTGCGAGCCTCTCGAGCACCTCGGCGACCTGGACGCACAGCTCGCGCGTCGGCACGAGGATCAGCGCAGCGGGCCGTGCGCCGTCGCGCGTGACGTGCTGCACGATCGGAACGGCGAAGGCGAGCGTCTTGCCCGAGCCCGTCGGGGCCTTGGCGAGGATGTCCGCTCCGGACAGCGCCGCAGGGATCGCGCGCGTCTGGATCTGGAACGGCGACTCGATGCCCTGCTCCGCGAGTGCGCCGACGATATCGGCATGCAGGCCGAGCGCGGCAAACGTGTGTTGTGACATGGGGTTTTCGACTCCTTGATTCGAGGTCGAGACCACCTACCCTCGAACCCGATCTCCAGGAGAGAGTCGAAAGAAGCTAGTCCCACGGGCCGGCACACGCCGTCCTTGCCGGCAACGGTAGCAGCAGCGGCCGTGCGGCTGGGGCGCCGTGCCGTCCGGCGCTCCGCGCCTGCCGGTTCTGCGACCGGGTGCGGAGCCTCCAGGGTAGTCTCCGGGCGATGGCTCCGATCTCCTTCGCCCGCGGCGCGCCGGCGCCGGAGTGCCTCGATCCCGCGCTGATCGCCGACTGCAGCCGTGCGGCGCTCGAGCGCGACGGCACCGCGATCCTCTCGTACGGCGCAGGCGGCGGCTACGGCCCGCTGCGCGAGGTGCTCGCGGAGCGCCACGGCGTCGACGCCGGCCGCGTCTTCGTCACGACCGGCGGCCTGCAGGGATTCGTCTTCTACGCCGCCGTGCAGCTCGAGCGCAAGCCCGGGCGCGTGCTCGTGGAGGGGCCGACGTACGACCGCCCGCTCAAGCTGCTCGGCTGGCAGGGGGTCGAGGTCGTGGCGCTGCCGATGGACGACGAGGGTCTCGACCTCGACGCGCTCGAGGCGGAGCTTGCAAGGGGCGGCGACATCTCGTTCCTCTACACGATCCCGACCTTCCAGAACCCGAGCGGCCGCACGCTCGGCGCCGGACGGCGCGCACGGATCGCGCAGCTCGCCGCCGCACACGGGCTCGACGTGCTCGAGGACGACCCCTACGGGCTCGTGCGCTACGAGGGGCAGGCGCCCCCGTCGATCTTCGAGCTCGAGGGCGGCTCGCACGTCACGTTCACCTCGTCGTTCTCGAAGACGGTCGCTCCCGGGCTGCGCGTCGGCTACTTCGTCGTTCCCGACGCGATGCGCGCCGCCTACGACGAGCGGGCCGTCTCGACCTACATCTCGCCGTCGCTGCTGCCCCAGGCGGTCGTGCACGAGCTGTTCGCACGCGGCGCGTTCGAGCCGAACCTCGAACGCATCCGCGGCCTGCTGCGCGCGCGCAAGGACGCGATGCTGTCGGCGCTCGAGAGCGAGCTGCCGCCGGCGGCGACATGGAGCCGGCCCGAGGGCGGCTACTTCCTGTGGGTGGACTTCGGGCCCGGCGCCGATGCCGGTGATCTCCTGCGTCGGGCAAGCGAGGCGGGCGTCACGTTCGTTCGCGGGACGGACTTCTTCCCCGGCGGCTCCGGCGGTGTCGGCGCCGCCCGCCTCGCGTTCAGCTACGAGACGCCCGAGCGCATCGCCGAGGGCGTTGCGCTGCTCGCCTCCCTGCTCTAGGAGCGCTACTGCCGTTCGCGTCGCCGCCGGCGCGCGCGGAGGTCGTCGAACAGCCAGCCGACGACGAAGCCGAGTGCGATCGCGAGCAGCAGCACGACGAAGAGGGACGCCTCCGTCTTGAAGAACACGAAGTTGACGGCGACGCGGTCGCGGTTGGCGATCACGACGACGAGCCCGTAGAGCAGCACGAGCCCGAGCACGATGCGCCGGGGCGTCCACACGCTCTTGCGCGGCTGCTGCCCGGTGCCCGGCTGGGGCGGTTGCGTCATTCCCCGGAGCCTACGCGGCGGCTGTGGCCGCGGCAAGCGGGGGCGCAGGCCTGAGCACGAGGCGCGGCTGCGGCGGGGGCGCCAGGTGGCCGCCCGTCGCCGCGCGGAACGTGGGGCACGGGACGTCGCCCGGAAGCGCGCACAGGCCCGCCCGGCGGAAGTAGCAGTCGTTGCACGATGCTTTGGCGAGTTTGCTCATAGTTCGACGTGATACTGCCGTGTCCCCCCTGGACAGGGGCCATTGTCGGCATCACGGCTCGCGCCCGCAAGGGGCCCGGGGACGAAATCCCCGCAATTAGCGGCTGTTTCCCGATCGGACAAAAGACCTGCAAAAAGGCTATTTCGAAGCGAGCGTACGCAGAGCGGACAACGCCTGTTGAAAACTTTGCACGGGCACGATGCGGAGGTCGCCCGCATAGCGGCGCGCCTCCGCCGCGTTATCCCCAGCCGGAACGAGGAAGACGTCGACCCCTGCCCTCCGCGCTCCGAACACCTTCTGCTTGACGCCGCCGATCGGCGCGACGGTGCCGTCGAGCTCGATCTCGCCGGTGGCGGCCACCTTGAGCCCGCGGTCGACGTCGTGGCCGAGCTCCTGCAGCACATCGAGCGCGAAGGGCAGGCCGGCGGACGGGCCGCCGACGTTGCCGAGGTCGATACGCACCTTGACGGGGAGCTTCACGTCGGCCGCCTGCGCGACGCGGATGCCGATGATCGCGCGACCGGGTCGGGACGGCGACTCGACCGTGCGCACGTTCCTCTGCGCGAGGCTGCCGCCGTGGCGCACGGTCAGCCGCACCGTTGCTCCCGGCGCGACGGACGACAGCGCCCGGCGCAGACCGTCGGGGGTGCGGACGACCGTGTCGTTCGCGCGCACGATGACGTCGCCCGGATCGAGAACGGCCGCCGCCGGGACGTCCGAGGCGACACCCTCGACGAGCGCGCCCTGCGGATCGGTGCGGACGTCGAAGCCCGCCTGCTTCAGGGCCACCGCCGCGGCCACCTCCTCGGAGCGCGCCATCTCCTGCCGTCCCTCTCGCCGGCGCTGCTCGAAGGAGCTGTCGGGCGGCACCACCTGGCTGCGGTCGACGAGCGACGAGCCGTCCGGGCGCAGGAACGGGAGCAACCGCTCTGCCCACGACGCCTTGCGCACGACGACGTCGACGAAGTAGATGCCGCCGACGGCATCGGGAGGCTTCTCCCCCTCCACGGTGACCTTGTCGGCGAGCGGCTGCGCCGTGTGGGGGACGAACAGGTAGTCGCGCGACGGGACGAGCCAGACGAAGGCGAGGACGACGGCGAGGGCGAGCGCCGTGCCCCACAGGAGCCGCGCGAGTGGGGGTCGCGCTGCTGGCGGTCGTGCAGGCAACTACGTGAGACCGCTGAGCATGCCGCCGTCGACGGCGACGACCGAGCCGCTGATGTAGGCCGCCTGCTCGGAGGCGAGGAAGCACACCGCCGCAGCGATCTCGGCCGGCCGGCCGAGCCGCCGGGCCGGGATCTGCGCCAGGATCTCCGGCCCCGGGCCGCCGGCTCCGTACAGCGCTTGCAGGCGCTCGGTGTCGATTCGCCCCGGGGCGACCGTGTTGACGGTGATCCCCTCCGGGCCGAGCTCGCGGGCCAGGGTCTTGAGCCAGCCGACGACGCCGGGACGTACCGCGTTCGAGAGAGCGAGGTTCGCGATCGGCTCCTTCACCGACGTGGACTCGATCGCCACGATGCGGCCGCGGCCGCTCGCCCGCAGGTGCGGCAGGCATGCCGCGACGAGGTGCACGTGCGGGGTGAGCAGGAGCGCCACGGCCGCTTCGACGTCCTGCGTCGTGATGCCGCTCGCAGGGCCCGGCGGCGGGCCGCCGCCGTTGAGCACGAGCACGTCGACGCCCCCGAGCCTCTCGACGGCCGTGTCGACGAGCCGACGCAGGTCGGACGGGTCGGTGAGATCGCCGGGCACGGCGAGAGCGCCGAGGCGCGCCGCCTCGCGCTCGAGCACGTCGCGGCGGCGAGCGAACATCGCCACGGCGGCGCCCTCGGCGCGCAGAGCCGCGGCGATCGCGAGGCCCATGCCCTGCGAGGCGCCGAGAACGATCGCGGTGCGTCCGCTGAGGCCGAGGTCCATCGCGGCGCAAGCCTACCCGGTGGAGGCGGGGGTGAGGCCCGTGTGCCCCACCCCCGCAGCAGACGACTACCGGTGCGTCAGCACCTGCACGACGTCGCGTACGGCCGCCTCGGAGAGCTTCAGCATCTTCTTCTCGGCGGCTGTGAGACGGAGCTTCACGACCTCCTCGGCGCCGCCGGCGCCGAGCTTCACGGGCACGCCCATGTAGAGGTCGCGGATCCCGTACTCGCCCTGCAGGTACGCGGTGCACGGGAGCACGCGCTTCTCGTCGAGGCAGATCGCGTCGACCATCTGCGCTGCGGCGGCGCCCGGCGCGTACCAGGCGGATGTGCCGAGCAGCTTCACGATCTCGCCGCCGCCCACCTTCGTGCGCTCGACCATCTTGCGGATCTTCGCCGCCGACACGAGCTGGTCGAGCGGCACGCCGCCGACGGTCGTCGCCGACACGACGGGGACCATCTGGTCGCCGTGGCCGCCGAGCACCGTCGCCGTGACCTCCTTCACCGACAGTCCCGTCTCCTGCGCGATGAAGCACTCGAACCGCGCCGTGTCGAGGATGCCGGCCATGCCGACGACCCGCTCGCGCGGGAACTTCGACACCGCCCGGGCGACATGGCACATCGCGTCGAGCGGGTTGGAGACGATGACGAGCACGGCCTGCTTGGAGCGCTTCGCGATCTCGCGCGTCACCTCGGCGACGATCGTCTCGTTCGTCTTCACGAGGTCGTCACGGCTCATCCCCGGCTTGCGCGGGAGGCCCGCCGTGATCACGACCACGTCCGAGCCCGCGCTCGCGTCGTAGCCGGATGCGTCGACGCCGACGACCGTCGGCTCGTAGCCCAGCACCGATCCCGCCTGGTTGATGTCGAGGGCTTTGCCGGCCGCGAGGTCCGGCTTCACGTCGACGAGCACGACCTCGGCGTAGTCCCGCCTCGCCACCTCCTGCGCGCACGTGGCGCCGACGTTTCCGGCACCGACGACGGTGACCTTCTTCCTTCCGTTCATCGAATCGCTTCCTTTCGTCCGGATCTCTCGCCTGCGACGCTCCCGCGATCGCCGCAGGGCGTTGCGCTCACCTCGAGGCGCCCTCGCCGGCAAGCGCCTCGATGATCGCGTCGGCGTACTCCGCGGTACCGACGGCGGAGGGGTCGTCGCGCGACGGCTTCATGTCGTAGGTGACCCGGTCGCCCTCGGCGATCACCGCTGCCACCGCGGCCTCGAGCCGGCGCGCCGCGTCGTCCTCGCCCAGGTGCTCGAGCATGAGCTTCCCGGAGAGGATCATCGCGGTCGGGTTGACCTTGTTCTGCCCCTTGTACTTCGGCGCCGAGCCGTGCGTCGCCTCGAAGACCGCCGCGTGGGTGCCGATGTTCGCCCCCGGGGCGACGCCGAGCCCGCCGACGAGCCCGGCGGTGAGGTCGCTGATGATGTCGCCGTACAGGTTCGGCAGCACGAGCACGTCGAACTCCTCGGGCCGCTGCACGAGCCCCATGCAGAGCGCGTCGACGAGCGTCTCCCAGGGCTCGATCTCCGGGAAGTCCCGCGCCACCTCGCGGAACACGGACAGGAACAGCCCGTCGGTGAACTTCATGATGTTCGCCTTGGTGATGCACGAGACGCGCCTGCGGCCGTGGCGGCGGGCGTACTCGAAGGCGTGGCGGATGATGCGCTCCGAGGCCTCGGGGCTGATCGGCTTCACCGAGATGCCCGAGGACGGCGCGATCTGCCGCGGCTGCAGCCCGTTCAGCAGCTCGATCACCCGTGCGGCCTCCGGCGTGCCGGACGCGTACTCGATGCCGGCGTAGAGGTCCTCCGTGTTCTCGCGGACGACGACGAGGTCGACGTTGTCGTAGCGCGAGCGGACGCCGGCGTACGACTTACACGGGCGGATGCACGCGTACAGCCCGAGCTCGTGGCGCAGCGCCACGTTGACGGAGCGGAAGCCGGTGCCGATCGGCGTCGTGATCGGGCCCTTCAACGCCACCCCGGTGCGCCGCACGGAGGCGAGCGTCTCCTCGGGAAGCGGCGTGCCCGCCTCCCGCATCACGTCGACGCCGGCGTGGTGGAGGTCCCACGCGAAGCGGACGCCGGTCGCCTCGAGCACGCGCCGTGTCGCCTCCGTCAGCTCGGGCCCCGTGCCGTCTCCGGGGATGAGGGTGACGGAATGGGTCATGAGGCGGAGCATAGTGACACGACAGCTCTCCCCTGCTCAGGTACCGTCCAGCCGGACGCACACCTCGGCAAAGGGAGATCGATGAGCGAGTTCAAGCCGGGCCTCGAGGGGGTCGTGGCCTTCGAGACGGAGATCGCGGAGCCTGATCGCGACGGTGGCGCGCTGCGCTACCGCGGCGTCGACATCGAGGAGCTCGTCGGCGTCGTTCCCTTCGAGAAGGTGTGGGGGCTGCTCGTGGACGACAGGCCCGAGCCGGGGCTCACGCCCGCCGAGCCGTACCGCGCCGACGGGCTGACCGGGAACGCTCCCGCCGATCTCCAGGCGGTCACCGCCCACCTCGGCGGCGAGTGGGGCCTGGGACAGCTGATCGACATCTCCGACGGGCAGGCCGAGGCCGACCTGCGGCGTCTCTCCGCGACGATGATCTCCGTCGCGGCGCAGTCGGCACGCGTTGCCGACGGCAACCACGTGCCCGTCGATCCCGGCGTGATCGCGCAGGGCCGGACCGCCGCCGAGCGCTTCCTGCTCGAGTGGCGCGGCGAAGCCGACCCCAAACACGTGCAGGCGATCGACACCTACTGGATCTGCACAGCCGAGCACGGCCTCAACGCCTCCACCTTCACCGCGCGCGTCGTCGCCTCGACCGGCGCCGACTGCGCCGCCTGCCTCTCCTCCGCCGTCGGCGCGCTCTCGGGGCCGCTGCACGGCGGCGCTCCCGCGCGCGTTCTGCCGATGCTCGACGGCGCCGCCGCGGCGGGCTCCGTCGAGGGCTACGTCGGCAACCTGCTCGACAGCGGCGAGCGGCTGATGGGCTTCGGCCACCGCGTCTATCGCGCCGAGGACCCGCGCGCGCGCCTGCTACGGGACACCGCCAGGAAGCTCGGCTCGCCCCGCTTCGCGGTGGCCGAGGAGCTCGAGCGCGTGGCGCTCGCCGAGCTGCACCGCCGCAAGCCCGACCGCGTGCTGGCGACGAACGTGGAGTTCTGGTCCGCCGTCGTGCTCGACGTCGCCGACATCCCGCCGCGCCTCGCTCCCGCGATGTTCGCCTGCTCGCGCACCGCCGGCTGGTCCGCGCACATCATGGAGCAGAAGCGGCTCGGCCGGCTCGTCCGACCGGCGGCGAGGTACGTCGGCCCCGGCGCCCGCCCGCTCGCGTCGGTCTGATGGATCTCGCGCAGGCTGCTGCGCTGGCGGAAGAGTACGCGGCGCGTGGGCTCGAGAAGGAGCTCGCCGCGCTGCGCGCCGAGTGGGACGACGAGATCGAGGCGGCGGCGCGCAACCCGGACTACCGCGTGCGCGCGGCGGCGTACCGCTCGGTGGCGCAGTTTCGCTTCCGGCAGAAGCTGGAGCTGCTGCGGCGCGGCCTCGAAGACGACAGCCCGGCCGCGCGCGGTTCCGCGCTGATCGCGCTCGAGGGGCTCTCGCGCGCGCATCCGGGCGACGTCAACAGCTTCCGGTCGCAGCTGCACGAGCTGGCCGCACGCGACGCGAACGTCGCCGTCAGGCGCCTTGCGATCGTCTGCTTCAAGAACGGCACGCCGGCACGCGAGACGATCCAGCTCCTCGACGGGATCGCGCAGAACGACGACGCCGACGCCGACGTGCGCAAGACGGCCCGCTCGGTGGCGTTGCTGCTGACGAAGAAGGCGCGCGCGAAGTAGGGTCGGCCGCATGGACGCACCGCTCGTCGGACTGATCATGGGCTCCCGCTCCGACTGGGAGACGATGCGGCATGCGGCGGAGACCCTGGACGCGCTCGCGGTGCCGTACGAGAAACGGGTCGTCTCGGCGCACCGGACGCCCGATCTGCTCTTCGAGTACGCGGGTGGCGCGGAGGCACGGGGCCTGCAGGTGCTGATCGCCGGCGCCGGCGGGGCCGCACACCTGCCGGGGATGGCGGCCGCGAAGACCGCGCTGCCCGTGCTCGGCGTTCCCGTCGAGTCGAAGACGCTGAAGGGGATGGACTCCCTGCTCTCGATCGTGCAGATGCCCGCCGGGATCCCGGTCGGGACGCTCGCGATCGGGCGTGCCGGGGCCGTCAACGCGGCCCTGCTCGCGACCGCGATCCTCGCCCGCTCGGACGCGGGCATCCGGGAGCGCCTGGCCGCGTTCCGCGCCGCGCAGACGCAGTCGGTGCTCGACGCCCCCGACCCTGCCGCGTAGGCGTGCCTCGCCGAGGGGCACGACGCTCGTGACAGTCTGTTACAAGCAAGAGCGCGCGCAGCGAGGCGGAGCCCGGTGACGGTCGTCGCATGCATCGGCGGCGGGCAGCTCGGGCGGATGCTCGGGCTCGCAGGGATCCCGCTCGGACTGCGGTTCCGCTTCCTCGACCCCTCCGCCGACGCGCCGGCCGCCGAGGTGGGGGAGCTGATCGTGGGCGCCTACGACGATCCGGCGGCGCTGGCGCGACTCGCCGACGGAGCGGCCCTCGTCACGTACGAGTTCGAGAGCGTGCCGGCCGCTGCGGCGCGCAGCGTCGGCGCGCTGCCGCCGCCGCGTGCGCTCGAGCTCGGCCAGGACCGGCTCGTCGAGAAGGAGCTGTTCCGCCGCCTCGGGATTCCGACGCCGCGCTTCGGCTCGCTCGCCGACACCGGTCTGCCGGCCCTCGTGAAGACGCGGCGGCTCGGGTACGACGGCAAGGGCCAGCGCCGGGTCGACGCGGCCGAGGAGCTCGGCGAGCACGAGCTGGCCGAGGAGATCGTCCCCTTCGACCGCGAGCTCTCGATCGTCGCCGTGCGGGGGCGTGACGGCGACACGCGGTTCTGGCCGCTCGCGGAGAACGTCCACCGTGACGGCATCCTGCGCGTCTCCCGCGCGCCCGCCCTCGAAGCGCCGCAGGCCGAAGCCGAGGAGCTCGTGCGGCGCCTGCTCGACGAGATGGCCTACGTCGGCGTGCTCGCGCTCGAGCTGTTCGAGGCCGATGGGCGCCTGCTCGCGAGCGAGTTCGCGCCCCGCGTGCACAACACGGCGCACTGGACGATCGACGGCGCGGTCACGAGCCAGTTCGAGAACCACCTGCGCGCGCTCCTCGGCCTGCCGCTCGGCAGCACCCACGAGCTCGCCCCGTCGGCGATGGTCAACCTCGTCGGAGGCGTGCCGCCGCTCGACGCGCTGCTCGCGCTGCCGGGCGCGCACGTGCATCTGTACGGCAAGGAAGCGCGTCCCGGGCGCAAGCTCGGCCACGTCACCCTCGTCGGGGCCGACGAGCGCTCGATCTCCGAGGCGATCGCCCTCGCGGCGCGGCACGAGGGCTGAGGCGCGCTACGAGGCGCTGTCCTCGCCCGCCGGCGCCGTGCGGCGACGCGCGTGCGGGTGCGCGCCGAAGTACGTCTCGCGGCGGCGCCGGTCGGACACGTGCGTGTAGCGCTCCGTCGTCGAGAGGTCGGCGTGGCCGAGCATCTCCTGCACCGAGCGCAGGTCGGCGCCGCCCTCGAGCAGGTGCGTGGCGAACGAGTGGCGGAGCAGGTGGGGGTGCACGCGCTCGGGCTCGAGACCGGCCCTGGCCGCGAGCTTGCGCAGGATCAGGAACGCGCCGGCCCGCGTGAGCGCCCCGCCGCGCGCGTTCAGGAACAGGTCGGGGCGGTGGCGGCGGTCGAGGTGCGGGCGGCCGAGCGCCAGGTAGCGCCGCACCGCCTCCGCCGCGGGCCGTCCGAGCGGGACGATCCGCTCCTTGCCGCCCTTGCCGAGCACGCGCACGATGCGCGCGTCGAGGTCGACCGCGGTGCGCGCCAGGCCGATCGTCTCCGAGACACGGAGGCCGGCGCCGTACATGAGCTCGACGAGGGCTCGGTCGCGCAACGCCCGCGGCGTCGTGCCGTTCGCGGCGTCGATCAGCCGCTCCGACTCGGCCGGGGAGAGGGTGCGCGGCAGCGTGCGCGTGCGGCGGGGCAGCACGAGATCGGCGGCCGGGTCGTCGCCGCGTGCGCCGAGCAGCATCTGGTGCCGGTAGAACGAGCGCACGGCCGCGACACGGCGCGCGATCGTCGAGCCGGCGAGGCCGTCGGCGCGCATCCCCGCGACCCAGCGCTCCAGCTCCGCGGTGCTGGCCGCCGCGACGGGGCCGCCGCGGAACGCGGCGAACGCCGCCAGGTCGCGGCCGTAGGCGTCCACCGTCCGCTCCGCGCGGCGGGCGGCGAGGAGGAGCAGGTAGCTCTCGACGTCGGGGTCGTGGATGCT
The Gaiella occulta genome window above contains:
- a CDS encoding isocitrate/isopropylmalate dehydrogenase family protein yields the protein MTHSVTLIPGDGTGPELTEATRRVLEATGVRFAWDLHHAGVDVMREAGTPLPEETLASVRRTGVALKGPITTPIGTGFRSVNVALRHELGLYACIRPCKSYAGVRSRYDNVDLVVVRENTEDLYAGIEYASGTPEAARVIELLNGLQPRQIAPSSGISVKPISPEASERIIRHAFEYARRHGRRRVSCITKANIMKFTDGLFLSVFREVARDFPEIEPWETLVDALCMGLVQRPEEFDVLVLPNLYGDIISDLTAGLVGGLGVAPGANIGTHAAVFEATHGSAPKYKGQNKVNPTAMILSGKLMLEHLGEDDAARRLEAAVAAVIAEGDRVTYDMKPSRDDPSAVGTAEYADAIIEALAGEGASR
- a CDS encoding tyrosine recombinase translates to MSIHDPDVESYLLLLAARRAERTVDAYGRDLAAFAAFRGGPVAAASTAELERWVAGMRADGLAGSTIARRVAAVRSFYRHQMLLGARGDDPAADLVLPRRTRTLPRTLSPAESERLIDAANGTTPRALRDRALVELMYGAGLRVSETIGLARTAVDLDARIVRVLGKGGKERIVPLGRPAAEAVRRYLALGRPHLDRRHRPDLFLNARGGALTRAGAFLILRKLAARAGLEPERVHPHLLRHSFATHLLEGGADLRSVQEMLGHADLSTTERYTHVSDRRRRETYFGAHPHARRRTAPAGEDSAS
- a CDS encoding 5-(carboxyamino)imidazole ribonucleotide synthase, translating into MTVVACIGGGQLGRMLGLAGIPLGLRFRFLDPSADAPAAEVGELIVGAYDDPAALARLADGAALVTYEFESVPAAAARSVGALPPPRALELGQDRLVEKELFRRLGIPTPRFGSLADTGLPALVKTRRLGYDGKGQRRVDAAEELGEHELAEEIVPFDRELSIVAVRGRDGDTRFWPLAENVHRDGILRVSRAPALEAPQAEAEELVRRLLDEMAYVGVLALELFEADGRLLASEFAPRVHNTAHWTIDGAVTSQFENHLRALLGLPLGSTHELAPSAMVNLVGGVPPLDALLALPGAHVHLYGKEARPGRKLGHVTLVGADERSISEAIALAARHEG
- a CDS encoding citrate synthase 2, which gives rise to MSEFKPGLEGVVAFETEIAEPDRDGGALRYRGVDIEELVGVVPFEKVWGLLVDDRPEPGLTPAEPYRADGLTGNAPADLQAVTAHLGGEWGLGQLIDISDGQAEADLRRLSATMISVAAQSARVADGNHVPVDPGVIAQGRTAAERFLLEWRGEADPKHVQAIDTYWICTAEHGLNASTFTARVVASTGADCAACLSSAVGALSGPLHGGAPARVLPMLDGAAAAGSVEGYVGNLLDSGERLMGFGHRVYRAEDPRARLLRDTARKLGSPRFAVAEELERVALAELHRRKPDRVLATNVEFWSAVVLDVADIPPRLAPAMFACSRTAGWSAHIMEQKRLGRLVRPAARYVGPGARPLASV
- the mdh gene encoding malate dehydrogenase produces the protein MNGRKKVTVVGAGNVGATCAQEVARRDYAEVVLVDVKPDLAAGKALDINQAGSVLGYEPTVVGVDASGYDASAGSDVVVITAGLPRKPGMSRDDLVKTNETIVAEVTREIAKRSKQAVLVIVSNPLDAMCHVARAVSKFPRERVVGMAGILDTARFECFIAQETGLSVKEVTATVLGGHGDQMVPVVSATTVGGVPLDQLVSAAKIRKMVERTKVGGGEIVKLLGTSAWYAPGAAAAQMVDAICLDEKRVLPCTAYLQGEYGIRDLYMGVPVKLGAGGAEEVVKLRLTAAEKKMLKLSEAAVRDVVQVLTHR
- a CDS encoding HEAT repeat domain-containing protein yields the protein MDLAQAAALAEEYAARGLEKELAALRAEWDDEIEAAARNPDYRVRAAAYRSVAQFRFRQKLELLRRGLEDDSPAARGSALIALEGLSRAHPGDVNSFRSQLHELAARDANVAVRRLAIVCFKNGTPARETIQLLDGIAQNDDADADVRKTARSVALLLTKKARAK
- the purE gene encoding 5-(carboxyamino)imidazole ribonucleotide mutase gives rise to the protein MDAPLVGLIMGSRSDWETMRHAAETLDALAVPYEKRVVSAHRTPDLLFEYAGGAEARGLQVLIAGAGGAAHLPGMAAAKTALPVLGVPVESKTLKGMDSLLSIVQMPAGIPVGTLAIGRAGAVNAALLATAILARSDAGIRERLAAFRAAQTQSVLDAPDPAA